The genomic segment CGTCATGACCCGCGCCATGGAAGACATTGCCGACGGTGAAGGCGACCTGACCAAGCGCCTGACGATTCAGAATCAGGACGAGTTCGGCATGCTTGGCACTGCGTTCAACCGTTTTGTGGAGCGCATTCACACCTCGATCCGCGAAGTGTCCTCAGCCACCGGGCAGGTGAATGAAGTGGCATTGCGCGTCGTTGCCGCCTCGAACTCGTCGATGTTCAACTCCGATCAACAGGCCTCGCGCACCAGCAGCGTCGCCGCAGCGATCAACGAACTCGGCGCCGCGGCGCAGGAAATTGCCCGCAATGCCGCGCAAGCGTCGAACCAGGCCAGCGATGCCCGCAGCCTCGCCGAAGACGGCCAACAAGTGGTGGATCGCAGCATCAAGGCGATGAATCAGCTATCGAGCATGCTCAGCGCATCGAGCAGCAACATTGAGTCGCTCAATAGCAAGACTGTGAACATCGGGCAGATTCTTGAGGTAATCACCAGCATCTCCCAGCAAACCAACCTGCTGGCGCTCAACGCCGCCATCGAAGCGGCACGGGCCGGTGAAGCCGGACGTGGTTTTGCGGTAGTGGCCGACGAAGTGCGTAACCTGGCGCATCGCACCCAGGAATCGGCGCAACAGGTGCAGACCATGATCGAGGAGCTGCAAGTCGGCGCCCGGGAGTCCGTCAGCACCATGAGCGACAGTCAGCGTCACAGTCAGGACAGCGTGGAAATCGCCAACCTGGCCGGCGAGCGCCTGAACAGCGTGACGTTGCGCATCGGCGAAATCGACGGCATGAACCAGTCAGTGGCCACTGCGACCGAGGAGCAAACGGCGGTGGTGGAATCAATCAACGTCGACATCACCGAGATCAACACGCTGAACCAGGAGGGCGTGGAAAACCTGCAATCCACCCTGCGCGCGTGTGCGGACCTTGAGCAACAGGCGGCGCGTTTGCAGCAGTTGGTGGGCAGTTTCCGGATCTAGTGTCTGAATGACCACCGACCCCTTGTGGGAGCGAGCCTGCTCGCGAAAGCGGTCTGCCCGTCAGTATTGATGCTGAATGTGCAGCCCTTCGCCAGAAGGCTGGCTCCCACATGGATCGCGGCTGACTGACAGCATCAGGACAAGCCGCTCCCTCGCTGCCCATCAACCCAAACGAACATCTATCCTTCATAAAGGTCAATCAAGGAGAGACAAGGACCGGAGGGATGTTCATCGTGCATATCGCCGACATAACCATGTTCTACGCCCCTGCCAGCGGCGGCGTGCGCACTTATCTGGATGCCAAACACCGTCGCCTGGGCGTCAAGCCGGGCATTCGCCACAGCCTGCTGATCCCCGGCCCGCACCCAAGCGAACAGGACGGCGTGTACGAGGTGCCGGCCCCCGCCCTGCCCTTCGGCAAGGGCTATCGCTTCCCTCTGCGCCTGGCCCCTTGGCGAAACGTCCTGCACGATTTGCAGCCCGATCTGATCGAAGTCGGCGATCCTTACCTCACGGCCTGGGCGGCGCTGGATGCACGACGGCAACTGGATGTGCCTGTGATCGGCTTTTATCACTCGGATTTACCGCTGTTGGCCGGTAACCGCATGGGCCATTGGGTAACGCCGAATGTCGAAGCGTATGTCAGCAGGCTCTACGGCAACTTCGACCGGGTTCTGGCCCCAAGCCAGGTGATGGCCGACAAACTGATCGGGCTCGGGGTTCGTAACGTCTACGTGCAACCTTTAGGTGTGGACCTGCAAACCTTCAACCCCGATGCCCGTGATCCGGGTCTGCGGGCCGAACTGGGCATCAATGATGACACTCGCCTGCTGATCTTTGCAGGGCGCGGGTCCAAGGAAAAGAACTTGCCTGTACTGCTCAGTTGCATGAAACGTCTGGGGCATCGTTATCACTTGTTGCTCGTGGGCTCTTCGATGCCGAACCAGGTGCCACGCAATGTCACTGTTATTGATGAGTTTTGCCCGGCGACGCAGGTCGCACGCTTGATGGCCAGTGCCGACGCACTGCTGCACGCCGGCGATCAGGAAACGTTCGGGCTGGTGATTCTTGAGGCCATGGCCAGCGGCATTCCGGTCGTAGCCGTGGCGGCCGGGGCGTTTACCGAAATTGTCACCGATCAATGTGGCCTACTCTGCACACCGGACAATCCCCTGGCCATGGCCAACGCTGTGCGCGAACTATTCAGCCAGGGCAGTATGCACCGGGGTCAGCAAGCGCGGCGCCATGTCGAGCAGCATTATTCCTGGGATACGGTGGTCAACAGCCTGTTGGGGCACTATCACGCCGTGCTCGGCAGCCAGTTGCCGCTGACCGCCAATGGCTGATCCCGCGAACCCGCCTACCCTGTTGCTGGTGCTGCACGACGTGGCGCCTGCTACCTGGGCCGATTACCAGCCATTCGTCGAAGCGGTTGATGCCCTCGGCGACATACCGATGACCTGGCTGGTGGTGCCAGACTTTCACAAGCACAACGCCCTTGAGGCACACCCGGGTTTTCGTCGCCTGTTGAGCAGCCGCGTCCAGCAGGGTGACGAACTGGCGTTGCACGGCTACTTTCATTGTGACGACGGCCCGGCGGCGGCAACTCCACGAGACTGGTTCATGCGACGGATCTACACCCACGAAGGCGAGTTCTACGCACTGGCCGAAGACGCGGCCCTTGCCCGCCTGCGCGCCGGCATCGAGGTCTTTGTGCGCTACAACTGGCCACTGCACGGATTTGTCGCCCCGGCCTGGCTAATGAGCGATGGCACCCGCCAGGCCTTGCGCCAACTGCCGCTGACGTACACCAGCGATGCACAGCATCTTTATCGTCTGCCGGATTTCACCGCCCTCGATGCGCCCGGACTGGTCTGGAGCGCCCGCAGTGCCTGGCGGCGTGGATTGTCAAAAATACTCAGCGACCAGCGCCAACAGCGTTGGCGGCACGCAGCGGTAATTCGCCTGGGGCTGCACCCGGTGGACATGCGCCATGAATTCTCACGCAACTATTGGCTGCAAACCCTCAAGCATTTGCTCGAAGAAGGCCGAGTGCCGATGACCAAAGCCGCCTGGCTCGCCTTGCAAGCCGCCCGCCCTGGTCGCGCCGCATGAGTCGCGCCATTGTGTTGATCGTCGCCTTGCTGGCGGCGGTACTGATTCCGGCACTGTTGGGCGGTGGCGAAACCTGGTCGCGACTGGGGCACTTTCCGCTGACGTGGCTGCTGGTGATGTTCGGCATGATCCTGTTGTGCTGGTTGATCAACACCCTGCGCCTGCGTTTGTTGCTGGGCGATCAGCGCGACCGGGTCAGCCCGGTCAAAAGCCTGGGCGTGGTGATGGCCGCCGAATTCGCCTACTGCGCCACGCCGGGCGGCAGCGGCGGGCCGCTGACGATCATGGCCCTGCTGGCGCGCAATGGCGTACGTCCGGCCAGAGGCAGCGCCGTATTCGCCATGGACCAATTGAGCGATCTGCTGTTTTTTCTGTGTGCCCTGAGCGGGATTTTCATTTATGCACTGTTTCAACACCTCAGCCAGCGCATGGAATGGATGCTGACGGTCAGCGCCGTTTCGATGTTCGCCGGGCTGTTCACTTGCGTGCTGGTTGCTCGCTATCATCGATTGCTGATTCGCCTCAGTGGCCGACTGCTCATTCGCCTCAATATCAAGCCGGCCACACGGCTGCGCTGGGCGCGCAAACTGCTGCACTTTCTGGCGGCTTTCACGGACACGCTGAAGTTGCCCTGGCAAACCCTGATCACGGTATTTGCCCTGACCTGCCTGCATTGGGCGCTACGTTACAGCGTGCTGTATCTGGCGTTGCGCGGGTTGGGCGCGGACGTGCAATGGGCCTGGAGTTTTCTGATCCAGATGCTCTCACTCAGTGCCGGGCAGTTCAGCCTGCTGCCGGGGGGTGCCGGGGCAGCGGAATTGACGTCGGCAGCACTGCTGGCGCCGATGGTGGGCAAATCCACTGCAGCGGCAGCGATTCTGATCTGGCGGGCGGTGACGTATTACTTCTATTTGATTGTCGGCGGGCCGGTGTTTTTGCTGATGCTTGGGCGCCCGCTCCTGAAAAAGCTGCTGAGGTTCAGACAGGCTTAGGTTCATCGTCAGGCTGTTCCTGCAATTGCTCCCACAACTCGGCAGCTCCCGGAAAATCCGTCCCGTCTTCCGGGCCCATATCCTGAGGGTCATAGCGACTCAAACAGCCCTCTCCCAATGTGGCGGGCGCGCGGGAAGTGGCTTTGTCCAGTGGATCGGCCATGGTCATGTCCTCAGTGCAGAAACGGCGAAGGGCCTGAAGCGATTGAACGCCCAGGCCCTTCGAATTTCAACCGTGTCGTGCGCTGATCAGAACACCACAGTCTTGTTGCCGTGCACCAGCACCCGGTCTTCAAGGTGATAACGCAGACCGCGGGCCAACACCATCTTCTCGACGTCACGGCCGAAACGCACCATGTCTTCAATGCTGTCGCTGTGGCTGACGCGTACCACGTCCTGCTCGATGATCGGACCGGCGTCCAGCTCCTCGGTTACGTAGTGGCACGTGGCACCGATCAACTTCACACCACGCAGCGACGCTTGATGATAAGGCTTGGCGCCGACAAACGACGGCAGGAAGCTGTGGTGGATGTTGATCACCTTGTGCGCATATTCGCTGCACAACTCCGGCGGCAGGATCTGCATGTAGCGGGCAAGTACAACGACTTCGGCATCATGCTGTTTGACCAGGCGCGAGACTTCGGCGAAGGCCGGTTCCTTGTCCTGCGGATTGACCGGCACATGGTAATAAGGAATGCCGTGCCACTCGACCATGCTGCGCAAGTCGTCGTGGTTGGAAATCACGCAGGAGATTTCACAGTCCAGTTCATCGCTGTGCCAGCGGTGCAACAAGTCGGCCAGACAGTGGGACTCACGACTGGCCATCAACACCACGCGTTTTTTCTGGGCGGTATCGGTAATGCGCCAGTTCATCGAAAACTCTTGCGCAATCGGCGCAAACGCTTCGCGGAACGCTTCGATACCGAAAGGCAGCGAATCGGCACGAATTTCGTGACGCATGAAGAACCAGCCACTGAGATTGTCCGAGTGATGGCTCGCTTCAGTGATCCAGCCGTTATGTGACGCCAGAAAGTTACTGACTTTAGCAACGATGCCGACGCGGTCCGGGCAAGCAATCACCAGCCGAAAAGTGCGCATGAGGGGGAAACTCCAGAACTTCGCAAAGGCCGCCATTCTAGCGATTGCGCAGCAAAACTGCAGTATTGATGACGCCCCGCCTTGAATCCTGCGAATCAAAGCACCTGGCAGCGC from the Pseudomonas sp. N3-W genome contains:
- a CDS encoding methyl-accepting chemotaxis protein: MNKNLRFSHKILLAAALIVIAAFASFTLYNDYLQRNAIRKDLDNYLNEMGEVTAANIQTWLSGRILLIDNLAQNIAINPDPAAVASLLEQKALTSTFMASYLGDATGHFSIRPDAKMPDGFDPRVRPWYKGAESSSTATLTEPYIDAATGQTIISIATASKKNGQSVGVVGGDLSLQTLIDTLSARDISGMGYAFLVSADGKILVHPDKSMVMKSLSEAYPKDTPRIGKGFSEVEVDGKTRIVSFTPIKGLPTVNWYIGLSVDKEKSFAMLSEFRTSAVIATIIAVAIIMALLGMLIRILIQPLHVMTRAMEDIADGEGDLTKRLTIQNQDEFGMLGTAFNRFVERIHTSIREVSSATGQVNEVALRVVAASNSSMFNSDQQASRTSSVAAAINELGAAAQEIARNAAQASNQASDARSLAEDGQQVVDRSIKAMNQLSSMLSASSSNIESLNSKTVNIGQILEVITSISQQTNLLALNAAIEAARAGEAGRGFAVVADEVRNLAHRTQESAQQVQTMIEELQVGARESVSTMSDSQRHSQDSVEIANLAGERLNSVTLRIGEIDGMNQSVATATEEQTAVVESINVDITEINTLNQEGVENLQSTLRACADLEQQAARLQQLVGSFRI
- a CDS encoding glycosyltransferase family 1 protein, whose product is MFIVHIADITMFYAPASGGVRTYLDAKHRRLGVKPGIRHSLLIPGPHPSEQDGVYEVPAPALPFGKGYRFPLRLAPWRNVLHDLQPDLIEVGDPYLTAWAALDARRQLDVPVIGFYHSDLPLLAGNRMGHWVTPNVEAYVSRLYGNFDRVLAPSQVMADKLIGLGVRNVYVQPLGVDLQTFNPDARDPGLRAELGINDDTRLLIFAGRGSKEKNLPVLLSCMKRLGHRYHLLLVGSSMPNQVPRNVTVIDEFCPATQVARLMASADALLHAGDQETFGLVILEAMASGIPVVAVAAGAFTEIVTDQCGLLCTPDNPLAMANAVRELFSQGSMHRGQQARRHVEQHYSWDTVVNSLLGHYHAVLGSQLPLTANG
- a CDS encoding DUF2334 domain-containing protein, which produces MADPANPPTLLLVLHDVAPATWADYQPFVEAVDALGDIPMTWLVVPDFHKHNALEAHPGFRRLLSSRVQQGDELALHGYFHCDDGPAAATPRDWFMRRIYTHEGEFYALAEDAALARLRAGIEVFVRYNWPLHGFVAPAWLMSDGTRQALRQLPLTYTSDAQHLYRLPDFTALDAPGLVWSARSAWRRGLSKILSDQRQQRWRHAAVIRLGLHPVDMRHEFSRNYWLQTLKHLLEEGRVPMTKAAWLALQAARPGRAA
- a CDS encoding lysylphosphatidylglycerol synthase transmembrane domain-containing protein, encoding MSRAIVLIVALLAAVLIPALLGGGETWSRLGHFPLTWLLVMFGMILLCWLINTLRLRLLLGDQRDRVSPVKSLGVVMAAEFAYCATPGGSGGPLTIMALLARNGVRPARGSAVFAMDQLSDLLFFLCALSGIFIYALFQHLSQRMEWMLTVSAVSMFAGLFTCVLVARYHRLLIRLSGRLLIRLNIKPATRLRWARKLLHFLAAFTDTLKLPWQTLITVFALTCLHWALRYSVLYLALRGLGADVQWAWSFLIQMLSLSAGQFSLLPGGAGAAELTSAALLAPMVGKSTAAAAILIWRAVTYYFYLIVGGPVFLLMLGRPLLKKLLRFRQA
- the purU gene encoding formyltetrahydrofolate deformylase — encoded protein: MRTFRLVIACPDRVGIVAKVSNFLASHNGWITEASHHSDNLSGWFFMRHEIRADSLPFGIEAFREAFAPIAQEFSMNWRITDTAQKKRVVLMASRESHCLADLLHRWHSDELDCEISCVISNHDDLRSMVEWHGIPYYHVPVNPQDKEPAFAEVSRLVKQHDAEVVVLARYMQILPPELCSEYAHKVINIHHSFLPSFVGAKPYHQASLRGVKLIGATCHYVTEELDAGPIIEQDVVRVSHSDSIEDMVRFGRDVEKMVLARGLRYHLEDRVLVHGNKTVVF